The stretch of DNA ATGCCGCTCGATGAGAGGAAGCGTGCCCTGACCGATCGATCCATAGCCGATCATGACAATGGGGCCGGTGATGGTGCCGTGGATCGGCCAGGATGGGATGGTGCTCATTTGGGGGGCGACCTCGCGCGCAAGCAAGCCTATGCACCACCGCCGGATGCCTCCGGCAGTGGTGCTCTCATAATGGATGAGGGATGTGACTAGATCACATAGGACTTCAGCGGCGGGAACCCGTTGAAGCCCACCGACGAATAGGTGGTGGTATAGGCGCCGGCCTTGTCGATCAGCACCTCATCCCCGATCGTCAGCGCGATCGGCAACATATACGGGGTCTTCTCATACAGCACATCGGCTGAATCGCAGGTCGGCCCCGCCACGATGCACGGACCCATCTCGCCGCCATCATGAGGCGTGAGGATCGGATACCGGATCGCCTCCTCCATGGTCTCGGCAAGGCCACCGAATTTGCCGATATCGAGATAGACCCAGCGTGCCTCGTCATCCGCATGCTTGCGCGACACCAGCACCACTTCAGCCTTGATCACGCCGGCATCTCCCACCATGCCCCGGCCGGGCTCGATGATGGTCTCCGGAATGGCATTGCCGAAGTGCCGTGAGATGGCTCGCGCGATACCCTGGCCATAGGCGGTCATCTCAGGAATGTCCTTGAGATAACGCGTGGGAAACCCCCCGCCCAGATTGACCATGGACAGCTGGATGCCGCGCTCCGACAGTTTGCGGAAGATCACGGCGCTCTGCCGCAGGGCCTCATCCCAGCCATCCACATTGCATTGCTGTGAGCCCACATGGAACGAGACGCCGTAGGCGCGCAGGCCCAGCTCATGCGCGCGCAGCAGCACGTCGATGGCCATTTCGGGATCGCAGCCGAACTTGCGCGACAGCGGCCATTCGGCGCCCGCGCCATCGGTGAGGATGCGGCAGAACACCCGTCCGCCAGGAGCGGCACGAGCGATCTTTTCCACTTCCTCGATGCTGTCGACCGCGAACAGGCTCACGCCACGCGCATGGGCTGCGGCGACGTCGCGCTCCTTCTTGATGGTATTGCCGAAGGAGATGCGCTCAGGGCCCGCGCCGGCGGCAAGCGCCATGTCGATCTCGGCCAGCGATGCCGTGTCGAAACAAGAGCCGAGCTCGGCCAGCAGCGACAGGATCTGCGGGTCAGGATTGGCCTTGACGGCATAGTAGATGGCCGCGTCAGGCAGCGCACGGCGGAACGAGTCGTAGTTTTCGCGCACCACCTCGAGATCGAGCACCAGGCACGGGCTGGCGGGTCGTCGGGTGGCCAGAAAATCGAGAATGCGGTCGGTTGCCATAATGGGGTCTCCCAAAGCCAACAAGGTTTCGAGGAGCGGAATCCCATTGCCTGCGCACGCGGTGGAGATCGTGCGAAAGGCGCCTGAACTCAGCCTTTGGACCGGCCAAAGCCATGGGCTTCAAACGGTCCCGATGTGGATGCCTTGGATTGGCGGGGATGAACCCGACCGCACTGCAGGCAAGGATGGTGTGCCTCTTTAGTAACGCTGACCTATGGACGGTCAGACCGAGACCAAAAAAGCCCGCACCGTCGTTGCTTCAAGGCGCCCCGCGATCTCGCTGAGATCACGCGCGGTTCTATGAGAACCGTGTACCTGACCGGTATTGACCAGCAGTCCTTTTGACTTCGCTGATCCCGGCGGGCGCCCACAGGCACGTGCGACTCTGGGCAGCCCCCGATATGGAGAAAACGCCCGTTACAATCAAGTAGAAAATCACACCTGCCTCGCGCATTTTTTGCCACTCGATCAAGATGCGGTATGCTGGAGCGGTGCCGCCGCCGATTAGTCGGGTTCTGGCTGACGCCGGCTGCATTCATGGATCGTCGGATCAGTGCGAGGGCACATGGACGAGATACTCGTGGTTGGCGCGGGGCCGGTGGGCCTGACCATGGCCGCGGAGCTGGCCCGTCATGGTCTGCGTGCACGGATTATCGACAAGGCGCCGGAGCCTTCCCCTTATTGCCGCGCCATCGGCGTCACCCCACGCACGCTCGAGGTCTGGGAAGACATGGGCCTCGCGCGGGATGCGATGGATGCCGGTCTTTGGCTAAGGGGCGTGCGCATGGTCATTGCCGGCAGGATCATGCCTGACCGGCTGAGTGATTTCAGCGATCTGCCTTATGGCGAACTTGGCCTGCCGCAATATGAGACTGAGCGGCTCCTGGTAGAACATCTCTCGCGCTTTGGCGTGGCCGTGGAGCGCGGCTGCGAGCTCGTCACGCTCACCGAAGGCAACGGAACCGTTGCAGCCACGCTTCGCGACCGGAGCGGCCGCACCGAAACAGCGAGATTCGCTTATGTCATCGGCTGTGACGGCGCACACAGCACCGTCCGCCATGCCGCCGGTATCAGCTTCGAGGGAGATGCCTTCCCCTTCACCTTCATGCTGGGCGATGTTCATATTGGTTGGCCAGATGAAGCAGCCGCCTTGCCTCGCGGCCTCGCGCTGTTCTGCCTTAATCCGAAAGAAGACAGCGCGCCTGATATGTTCATCGCCATCCCTTTGCCAGAGAGAGGGCGTTACCGGATATCCATGCTGGCCAGCGACGATCTTGATGCTGGCGGCCAGCAAACCGGCGCTGATCACGGCCTGCAGACCGAGCAGCCGGGGCCCTCGCTCGCGCATTTGCAGGCTGTGGCCGATCGCCTGGTGCCGCAGGGCGCGATATTGTCGGCCATGCGCTGGTCCTCCCTATTCCGGATCAGTATGCGGCTCGCGCAGCGCTATAGGAAAGGCCGTCTGTTCATTGCCGGGGATGCCGCGCATATTCATCCGCCAACCGGTGGGCAAGGCATGAATACGGGGATCCAGGATGCCTATAACCTGGCCTGGAAACTGGCGCTCGTCTGCCGGGGCCTCGCCGCGCCGGCGCTTCTCGACAGCTACGAGGAGGAGCGACAGCCCGTTGGTGCGGACGTCATCGCGCGCACTCGCGAGGCAAGCGTAAACCTCGGCAGGCGCTCGAGCGACGACAATCGCCTTGCCGACACCCAGCTGTTGATCTCCTACCATAAAGCCTCCTGGATACGCGACGACGCTTCCGAAATCCCCGGTCCTGCCGCGGGCGACCGCGCTCCGGATGTCCTTGACCTTCGCCGAGAGGGCGTTGGCGCTCCGTTGCGCCTGTTCGAAATGCTCCGCGGCACCACGCATGTCCTGCTCGCCTGGCTCGATGATCCCAACTCGGTTTCGGCGCTCGAGCACCGAATCGAAGAGCTCGAACATCGGTGCGGTGGGCTTGTGAGAGCCGTGGTCGTGACGGCGCCTGACAGTAAGATCGACACGGTCGTGGGGGCGGCCCTCATGCGCGACGCGAGCGGGGCCTATCGCGAGCGCTATGGCTCAGCGGCGTATCTCATCCGCCCCGACAACCACATAGGCTGGAAAGGCTTGGACTGGGCACATCCCGGCCTCGATCATCAGGTCGACAGGCTATTTTTGCCGCAAGCGTAAGCGGCCAAGCCTGTCATCATCAGACCTTCGTCGGCTTGCGCCAATGACGAAATGCGGACAGTCTTCCTAGCAACAACGGCCGGGCGCCACAGGCGACCAGGCGGTTTCAAGGGAGGACAAGATGCGCTTATCGAATTGGCTGGCCGCGCTTATCGTTGCGGCAGGCATTGCACCGGCCTCAGCAGAAGACTATCCGAGCGGCCCCATCACGATCGTTGTGCCATTCTCCGCAGGTGGGCCGACCGACACCGTGACCCGCCTCGTCGCCGAGCCCATGAGCAAGGAGCTCGGCGCTCAGGTGGTGGTACAGAATGTCGGCGGCGCCGGCGGCACGCTGGGTGCAGGTCAAGTTGCGAAGGCGGAACCCGACGGCCAGACTTTGCTGCTGCACCATATCGGCATGTCCACGGCCCCGACCCTCTATCGCAATCTGGCCTTTAAGCCTCTGGAGGATTTCGAGCCGATCGGCCTTGTGACCGAAGTTCCTATGGTGATCGTGGCCCGGAAGGACTTCCCGGCGAACACCCTTCAGGAGCTGATCGACTATGTGAAGGCGAACAAGGATAAGGTCACCTATGCGAATGCGGGCATTGGCGCCGCCTCTCATCTCTGTGGAATGTTGTTCATGGAGGCGATCGGCACCGAGCTCACCACCGTTCCCTACCAGGGCACTGGGCCCGCGCTCACCGATCTTGTCGGCGGTCAGGTCGATTTCATGTGTGACCAGACCACCAACACGACCGGCCAGATCAAGGGTGGCGAGATCAAGGCCTATGCCGTCACCACCCCTGAGCGATTGGACGCTTTGCCTGATCTGCCCACCGCCAATGAGGCGGGCCTGCCTGGCTTCGAGGTCGCCGTATGGCATGGACTTTACGCACCCAAGGGCACGCCAGCGCCGGTCATCGAGAAGCTGCAGAAGGCCTTGCAGGTGGCACTGAAGGACCAGACCGTTGTGAAGCGGTTTGCGGAACTCGGCACCACGCCCTCGCCCGAGCAGGATGTCACGCCAAAGGCGCTCGCTGATCATCTTGAAGCGCAGATCAATCTGTGGAAGCCGATCATCGAAAAAGCGGGCGTTTACGCTCAGTGATCCTGCCGTTGAAAGGCTGCGAGCAGAGACGGCCACGATCTCTGCTCGGCTTGGGGGCTCTGCAATGCAGAAGTCGTTGCGTGACATTCTGGCCGGTGTGATCTTCGCGGGCTTCGGGCTGGCCTTCGCCATCGCCTCGCTCGGCTATGATCTGGGTACGCCATTACGCATGGGGCCCGGCTATTTCCCTCTCGTTCTGGCGGTGGTTCTGATCGCGCTTGGGCTTGCGATCGCTGGCAAGGCTTTGGTGGATGTCGGCGTGGAGCCGCTTGGTGGCATTCCCTGGCGTGGGCTCGTTCTCCTCCTTGCCGCGCCTGTGATCTTTGGTCTGACCATCAAGGGCCTGGGCCTTGCGCCTTCCCTTTTCGTGACCGCGCTGATGAGCGCCTTTGCAAGCCGTCGCACCCCGCTTTCTGTTGCTGTTCTGCTTGCGGCCCTTCTGACGCTCTTCTGTGTTCTGATTTTTGTCTACGGGCTCGGCATCACCGTCCCGGTGTTTGGTTCCTGGCTTAGTCTTTGAGCATCTCGCCCGATGGATATCCTTGCCAATCTGCAATTGGGCTTTGCCACCGCATTATCGCCGGTCAATGTTCTCTATTGTTTCATCGGCGTATTGCTCGGCACTCTGGTCGGCGTGCTGCCTGGGATCGGCCCCACGGCGACTGTTGCCATGCTGTTGCCGATCACCTTCAGCTTCGAGCCGGTGACAGCCCTGATCATGCTGGCCGGCATTTACTACGGTGCGCAATATGGTGGCTCGACCACGGCCATCCTGATCAATCTGCCAGGTGAGTCCTCATCGGCGGTGACCGCCATTGACGGCTATCAGATGGCGCGCCAGGGCAGGGCAGGCACCGCCCTCGCTGTCGCCGCGCTCGGCTCTTTCTTTGCGGGAACGGTGGCGACCCTTGTGGTGGCTCTGTTCGCTCCACCTCTGGCGAGGATCGCCTTGCAATTCGGCCCGGCCGAATATTTCTCGCTGATCGTGCTTGGTCTCGTCGCCTCGATAGCTCTTGCCCATGGCTCGATCCTCAAAGCGCTGGCCATGATCGTTCTCGGTCTGCTGCTCGGCTTGGTCGGGCAGGATATTTACACCGGAACCCCCCGATTCACCTTCGGGCTCTTCGAGCTCTATTCCGGCATCAATTTTGTGTCCGTTGCGGTCGGTGTGTTCGGTGTCGCCGAGATCCTTCGCAATCTCGAAAACGAGCAGACACGCGAGGTGCTGATCAAAAAGGTGAAGGGGCTATGGCTGACAGCGGAGGATTTTCGCCGCTCGGCAGCGCCCGTTCTGCGCGGCACCGCGCTCGGCTCCATCTTGGGGATTTTGCCCGGCGGTGGGCATATCCTCTCATCCTTCGCCTCCTACTCCATCGAAAAGCGCATTTCCGATCAGCCTGACAGCTTCGGCAATGGAGCGATCGAAGGCGTCGCCGCACCTGAGTCCGCCAATAACGCCGCAGCCCAGACCTCTTTCATTCCACTTCTCACCCTCGGTCTGCCCGCCCATCCCGTGATGGCCTTGATGGTGGGCGCCTTCATTGTCCAGGGCATTACGCCCGGGCCCAATGTGATCCGCGACGAGCCCGCTCTGTTCTGGGGCGTGATCGCCTCCATGTGGATCGGCAACCTGATGCTGGTCCTGCTCAACCTGCCGCTGATCGGCATTTGGGTAAGGATGCTCACGATCCCCTACAACATTCTATTCCCGGCCATCATCGCATTCGCTTGTATCGGCTGTTACTCGCTCGACCTCAACAACTACGATATCTACGCAATTTCCGTCTTCGGGATCATTGGCTATCTCCTCGTGAGGCTGGGCTGCGAGCCGGCGCCGCTTCTTCTCGGCTTTGTGCTAGGACCGCTTTTGGAGGAGCACTTGCGCCGCGCAATGATCATTTCGCGGGGCGATCCACTGGTCTTTGTCGAGCGTCCGATAAGTGCGGCCTTGCTGATTTGTGCGCTCGCCGCGCTGATCTTCACCTTCATGCCAGCAGTGCGGCGCAAGCGTGAGGAAGTCTTCGCCGAGGAAGACTGACGCGAACTATCCTCTTGAACCGGCGCGAACGATCTGCATCCGCCGGACTGGCCGGACATGTTGCCTACACCCCACACGATGAGAAACAAATCGTGCTGCGAGTCCGATAGAGCTATTTACAACTTTTGGTTGAATGATAGCCTATCACTGGCAACTGTCATGAAGCCAAATGCCACGCTCTGCACCCTTCGCTGTCCTAGGAGTGGGTTTCCGCTGGCTGATCCTCGGTCTGGTGTTCGCGCTCATCGCGATCGCGACTTTCGCGCAGACCGTCCTAATGCATACGCTCGATCCCTTCTTGATCGAGACGGGGCTGGCGGATGCACATTGGGGACTGCTGCTGACCGGCTTGGGGTTGGCCTTCATTGTTGCGTTGCTGCCGGCCGGAATCGTTTGCGATCGATGCGGCGCGCGATCTGTCCTCACGATTGCAGCTGGATTGATCTGCGCTTCTATGGTGCTTGCTGGTTTCTCCGGCCGTTTGATCGTGCACCTGATCGCTTGTGTATTGCTCGGATTTGGCGGCGCCATGGTTTTACCGGCGCTTAACCGGGTGGTGGCCGACTGGTTTTCTCCTCATGAACGCGCCATGGCCCTCGCATGGGCTCTCCTGGCGTTTCCTTTGGCCTGGGCATTGAGCAACATATTGCTTCCGCCCATGATCGCCATTGTAAGCTGGCGCGCTTGCCTACTGGCTATTGCTGCTGCCGCACTTCTCTGGAGTCCGGCTTGGTTTCTGTTGTTCAGGGACGACCCCAGCCAGTCGAGCCATATATCGCGGGTCGAGCTTCAGCGGATCGGACGGTTGAGCACCAGGCGCCCTCGGCTGCGAGATCGACAGGACATGAATGTCTCGCAAGCAAGCCTGCCAAAGCCGATGCGGATGACGCTCATCGCCAATCTGTGTGTCTTTGCAGTCCAAGGCTATGCCGGCTTCTTCTGTCTGTTCTGGATCTCGGACGGCCCATTGGCCTCCATCGAATTGCCGATGGCCGCCGCGGTGCTACCCTGGCTGATCGCAGCGGCTTTGGTATGGCTCGGGGGTTTTTTGTCTGACCGTCGGCTGAGGACCACGGGCTGGTTGCGCAATGCCCGTTCGATGATCCTCTTGCTGAATGCATCGACGGCGATTCTGGCATTCGGATTGATCGGGGTGCTTTTGATGATGGCGGAGCCGCCCGCCATGCTTTTCCTCGCTCTGGTGTCAGCCGCCTTTGGCACGAGCATGGGCGCCTTGCCCGTCCTGTCCGCAACGGTGATCGACATATGCGCCCGTTCAGCTGCGGCACTCCTCGGGCTGTCGCTGACGGGTCTTGCCCTAGCCGCCGTGATCGCCCCCATTCTGAGCATGTGGATTGCGGCCGAGACGGACAGCATGGCAAATCCACTCCTGCTGCTGATTGTTCTGGAGATCTCAACGATCATCATCCTCATCGCGGCACACCGCCCCGACCTGATCCGAGCGCGCAGGAGATCGGGCGCGCCGTCGGCGATATCCGGGCGCGTTACGAAGTGAGGACCTTCATGAGCCCTGCACGCTGACGTTGTGCAGCTTAGGCAAGCTCCCTTGCCTATGGAGAGCGATTTGCCACATGAGCCGTCTTGCTGTTGCTAGGGGTTTTGAGGCAGAACGGGCGCAGTTGAGCACGTGAGCTAGCCCGACCGCGGTGTCGGCCGTCGTCCAGCAAGCAGCGCTGTCTTTCCCGCAAGATCCAATAAGGCATTGCGAATGATACTGAACTCCTGTCACCGGACGATCACGCGCCTCGTCCAAGTGATAGCCATGGCTGTGGTTTTCGGGATGGCCAGTCCCGCCTTCGCCCAGCAGCCAAGCGCTCCTCCTGCCTCCGATGGATCCTCGCCCGCACTGCCTGCACAGGGCTCTTCACCGATCTTAAGCGAACCGCCGGCTCATGCTGGCCCCGCGGCCCCCGAGTCGTCATCCGCCTCGGACACTTCCGCCGTCGATGGTTCGGAGACGGCCATCGACGCGGAAGGAGAAGATGCCTTTGTTGCGCCGGGCATTTCCCGCGCCGCTCTCCCGCACGATCTTTCGCCCTGGGGAATGTTCATGGCCGCCGATCTCGTGGTGAAGGCCGTGATGACCTCCTTGGCCTTCGCCTCTGTGCTGACCTGGACGGTATGGCTGGCGAAATCCATCGAGCTCCTCGGCGCGAAGCGTCGCCTTCGCCACGCCTTGCGCGTTCTGAATGCCGCGCACTCTCTCCACGATGCGGAAAACGCGCTGGCCCGAGTGTCTGGGCCCGCCGCGGACCTGGTTCGCGCTGCGCGTGCAGAATGGTCCGCCTCCCAGGAGCTTCCTGGATCCGGCGTCAAGGACAGAGTGTCTATGGCCCTTGCTAGGATCGAAGCGCGCGCGGGCCGCTCCATGGCGATCGGCACCGGCTTGCTCGCCACCATGGGATCAACCGCGCCCTTTGTCGGCCTGTTCGGAACGGTTTGGGGCATCATGAATAGCTTCATTGGCATCTCGCGTGCCCAAACCACGAACCTGGCTGTCGTGGCACCTGGCATCGCCGAAGCGCTATTAGCAACCGCGATCGGGCTCGTCGTGGCGATTCCGGCAGTGGTGATCTATAACGTCTTCGCCCGCGCAATCGCCGGATATAGGGCGAATCTCGGCGACGCATCCGCGATCGTTATGCGGCTGTTGAGCCGAGATCTCGATCGCCAGGCCGTGGCGTCAGCTCGCGAAAGCTGGCAGATGCCGCGCGCGTCCTTTGGACAATCCATTCCGGCGGAGTAGAACATGGCCGCAAGGCTTGACGAAAGCGGTGGCGACGATCTCGTGGAGACTCACGAGATAAACGTCACCCCCTTCATTGACGTTATGCTGGTGCTTCTTATCATTTTCATGGTGGCGGCGCCCCTGGCCACGGTAGATGTTCCGGTTGACCTGCCATCGTCGAATGCAGCACCAGCGGCGCGACCGGAAAAGCCGATTTTCTTGTCATTGCGACCCGACCTTTCCCTCATCCTCGGCAATGATCGGATTGATCGTGCGGAACTGGCGGCGCGTCTGGACGCCTTGACGGAAGGCGACCGTGAGCAGCGAATTTTCGTGCGCGCGGACAAGACGATACCCTACGGTGACGTTATGGCGGTCATGAACGAGGTCCGCCAAGCAGGATATGCCAAAATTGGCCTTGTGCAGCTGCAGGTTGCTGAGCCTGCCGCGAGTGCCAACTGAGCGGCATTGTACCAGAGCTCCGGACGGGACAGAGTTCGGTTCGCGGCTAATTTGCGACAGGTCCTCACTAATTGCACGCAACCTGGGAAGCACTTGTGCCATTTTGAAACCAATTCTGGCATAGTCTTCGTCATCCTATGTTGCTCTTCGGGCGCTTTCATGTTCAACTAGGAGAATATGGACAGAGAGCAGCGGGCCTTCCAGCGATGCCGCAATGATGCCGTTATGCGGGAGTGCAATCATTGTGCTGAGGGAGCATGCTGGATCGCACCGGGATTTGCGAGGAGTTGGAGATTGGGCGGGATTATTAGGGCCATTGTCGCGCTTTCGGCATCCGCGAGCCTTGTGGCCTGCGCGACCGGCGGCAACAATCCAGTGACATATCAGACCTCGTCAACGCCACCGACCACAGCGACAGCGACCCCCGCGAGCGTAGGACCAGGCGGGGGTGCGGAGCAATCGTATCGATTGGGATCGGGCGACAAGCTGAGGGTGATTGTTTTTGGTGAGGAAGACCTCTCTGGCGAGTTCGAGCTTGATGCGAATGGTGATTTCTCGCTGCCGCTTGTCGGACAGATCAGGGCCGGTGGCCATAGTCCGAGGGACGTTGAGAACCTGATCGCGGCCAAACTGCGCGAAGGCTATATTCGCAATCCGAGCGTGAGTGTGGAGGTTCTGAACTACCGTCCCTTCTACATCCATGGCGAGGTCAAGTCCGCTGGTGAATATCCGTACTCGAACGGGTTGACGCTTCAGTCCGCCGTTGCCAAGGCTGGCGGCTATACCTACCGGGCCAATACCAGCGTTGCCTATATAAGGCGCGCCAATGAGTCGGCTGAGCGGCCATATAATCTCGATCAGCCGCTGGAGATCCTGCCGGGCGAT from Rhodoligotrophos sp. CJ14 encodes:
- a CDS encoding type III PLP-dependent enzyme; translated protein: MATDRILDFLATRRPASPCLVLDLEVVRENYDSFRRALPDAAIYYAVKANPDPQILSLLAELGSCFDTASLAEIDMALAAGAGPERISFGNTIKKERDVAAAHARGVSLFAVDSIEEVEKIARAAPGGRVFCRILTDGAGAEWPLSRKFGCDPEMAIDVLLRAHELGLRAYGVSFHVGSQQCNVDGWDEALRQSAVIFRKLSERGIQLSMVNLGGGFPTRYLKDIPEMTAYGQGIARAISRHFGNAIPETIIEPGRGMVGDAGVIKAEVVLVSRKHADDEARWVYLDIGKFGGLAETMEEAIRYPILTPHDGGEMGPCIVAGPTCDSADVLYEKTPYMLPIALTIGDEVLIDKAGAYTTTYSSVGFNGFPPLKSYVI
- the exbD gene encoding TonB system transport protein ExbD, producing the protein MAARLDESGGDDLVETHEINVTPFIDVMLVLLIIFMVAAPLATVDVPVDLPSSNAAPAARPEKPIFLSLRPDLSLILGNDRIDRAELAARLDALTEGDREQRIFVRADKTIPYGDVMAVMNEVRQAGYAKIGLVQLQVAEPAASAN
- a CDS encoding MFS transporter, whose translation is MPRSAPFAVLGVGFRWLILGLVFALIAIATFAQTVLMHTLDPFLIETGLADAHWGLLLTGLGLAFIVALLPAGIVCDRCGARSVLTIAAGLICASMVLAGFSGRLIVHLIACVLLGFGGAMVLPALNRVVADWFSPHERAMALAWALLAFPLAWALSNILLPPMIAIVSWRACLLAIAAAALLWSPAWFLLFRDDPSQSSHISRVELQRIGRLSTRRPRLRDRQDMNVSQASLPKPMRMTLIANLCVFAVQGYAGFFCLFWISDGPLASIELPMAAAVLPWLIAAALVWLGGFLSDRRLRTTGWLRNARSMILLLNASTAILAFGLIGVLLMMAEPPAMLFLALVSAAFGTSMGALPVLSATVIDICARSAAALLGLSLTGLALAAVIAPILSMWIAAETDSMANPLLLLIVLEISTIIILIAAHRPDLIRARRRSGAPSAISGRVTK
- a CDS encoding tripartite tricarboxylate transporter permease, which translates into the protein MDILANLQLGFATALSPVNVLYCFIGVLLGTLVGVLPGIGPTATVAMLLPITFSFEPVTALIMLAGIYYGAQYGGSTTAILINLPGESSSAVTAIDGYQMARQGRAGTALAVAALGSFFAGTVATLVVALFAPPLARIALQFGPAEYFSLIVLGLVASIALAHGSILKALAMIVLGLLLGLVGQDIYTGTPRFTFGLFELYSGINFVSVAVGVFGVAEILRNLENEQTREVLIKKVKGLWLTAEDFRRSAAPVLRGTALGSILGILPGGGHILSSFASYSIEKRISDQPDSFGNGAIEGVAAPESANNAAAQTSFIPLLTLGLPAHPVMALMVGAFIVQGITPGPNVIRDEPALFWGVIASMWIGNLMLVLLNLPLIGIWVRMLTIPYNILFPAIIAFACIGCYSLDLNNYDIYAISVFGIIGYLLVRLGCEPAPLLLGFVLGPLLEEHLRRAMIISRGDPLVFVERPISAALLICALAALIFTFMPAVRRKREEVFAEED
- a CDS encoding tripartite tricarboxylate transporter substrate binding protein BugD, giving the protein MRLSNWLAALIVAAGIAPASAEDYPSGPITIVVPFSAGGPTDTVTRLVAEPMSKELGAQVVVQNVGGAGGTLGAGQVAKAEPDGQTLLLHHIGMSTAPTLYRNLAFKPLEDFEPIGLVTEVPMVIVARKDFPANTLQELIDYVKANKDKVTYANAGIGAASHLCGMLFMEAIGTELTTVPYQGTGPALTDLVGGQVDFMCDQTTNTTGQIKGGEIKAYAVTTPERLDALPDLPTANEAGLPGFEVAVWHGLYAPKGTPAPVIEKLQKALQVALKDQTVVKRFAELGTTPSPEQDVTPKALADHLEAQINLWKPIIEKAGVYAQ
- a CDS encoding FAD-dependent monooxygenase, yielding MDEILVVGAGPVGLTMAAELARHGLRARIIDKAPEPSPYCRAIGVTPRTLEVWEDMGLARDAMDAGLWLRGVRMVIAGRIMPDRLSDFSDLPYGELGLPQYETERLLVEHLSRFGVAVERGCELVTLTEGNGTVAATLRDRSGRTETARFAYVIGCDGAHSTVRHAAGISFEGDAFPFTFMLGDVHIGWPDEAAALPRGLALFCLNPKEDSAPDMFIAIPLPERGRYRISMLASDDLDAGGQQTGADHGLQTEQPGPSLAHLQAVADRLVPQGAILSAMRWSSLFRISMRLAQRYRKGRLFIAGDAAHIHPPTGGQGMNTGIQDAYNLAWKLALVCRGLAAPALLDSYEEERQPVGADVIARTREASVNLGRRSSDDNRLADTQLLISYHKASWIRDDASEIPGPAAGDRAPDVLDLRREGVGAPLRLFEMLRGTTHVLLAWLDDPNSVSALEHRIEELEHRCGGLVRAVVVTAPDSKIDTVVGAALMRDASGAYRERYGSAAYLIRPDNHIGWKGLDWAHPGLDHQVDRLFLPQA
- a CDS encoding tripartite tricarboxylate transporter TctB family protein, producing MQKSLRDILAGVIFAGFGLAFAIASLGYDLGTPLRMGPGYFPLVLAVVLIALGLAIAGKALVDVGVEPLGGIPWRGLVLLLAAPVIFGLTIKGLGLAPSLFVTALMSAFASRRTPLSVAVLLAALLTLFCVLIFVYGLGITVPVFGSWLSL
- a CDS encoding polysaccharide biosynthesis/export family protein → MGGIIRAIVALSASASLVACATGGNNPVTYQTSSTPPTTATATPASVGPGGGAEQSYRLGSGDKLRVIVFGEEDLSGEFELDANGDFSLPLVGQIRAGGHSPRDVENLIAAKLREGYIRNPSVSVEVLNYRPFYIHGEVKSAGEYPYSNGLTLQSAVAKAGGYTYRANTSVAYIRRANESAERPYNLDQPLEILPGDTIRIAERFF
- the exbB gene encoding tonB-system energizer ExbB; protein product: MAVVFGMASPAFAQQPSAPPASDGSSPALPAQGSSPILSEPPAHAGPAAPESSSASDTSAVDGSETAIDAEGEDAFVAPGISRAALPHDLSPWGMFMAADLVVKAVMTSLAFASVLTWTVWLAKSIELLGAKRRLRHALRVLNAAHSLHDAENALARVSGPAADLVRAARAEWSASQELPGSGVKDRVSMALARIEARAGRSMAIGTGLLATMGSTAPFVGLFGTVWGIMNSFIGISRAQTTNLAVVAPGIAEALLATAIGLVVAIPAVVIYNVFARAIAGYRANLGDASAIVMRLLSRDLDRQAVASARESWQMPRASFGQSIPAE